Sequence from the Rhizobium sp. TH2 genome:
GCGCCTTCAGTTCCTCGCGGCTGAGATGTCTGTGCGGGAAAGCAAAGCGCTCGAGGATTTCGATGTGATCGCGATCTGCGGCGAGTTCGCCGTCGTCGGCATAGAGGGCCAGGCATCCTTCATCGGTGAGCATGTCGGACAGCCCGGTGTCGCGAAGCAATGGAAGAAGGTCGTCATAGACGCGAGCGCAGAGCGTCGCGCCCTGGGCTTCGAGTTCACGAAGCTTCGACGGCCGGCTGGCGGCGAGGAAGCGCGCGAACCACGGTATCAGCTTCGGCATGTAGGACGGCCGCACCCGGACTGGACCCTCGGGATCGAGGAGCCACTTGGGCATCTGCCGCCAAACCGCGGGACGCGACGCGGGCATGAACTCGGTGACGGCGATCGACGCCATGTTGCCGAAGGACGCGCCACGACCAGGCTCGTCCCGATCCACCAGCGTCACGGATATCCCGCGACGCTGGAGTTCGTAGGCGATGGTTACCCCGATAATGCCCGCCCCGATGACGACCGTCTGTGTCAACGCCGACCTCCGGGTCAATGCCAGTTGATGATCGGCTCCATGGCCGCCCTGAATTCCGCCTTCTCGTCGTCGGTCAAAGGACCGAGCGGCGCGCGGCATTCGCCAAGCGACATGCCCTGCAGCTCGCAGCCATACTTGATCTTCTGGACGAACTTCCCGCTTTCCAGGATGTTCATCGCCCGATAGAGGGCCTTCATCATGCCGCGCGACTTGTCGAGGTCACCCGCCCGGTAAGCGCGATCAAGATCGCAGCAGGCCTTCGCCATGCAGTTCGACGGTCCGCAAATCCACGATTCCGCACCCCAGAACATGAAGTCGAGCGCGATGTCGTCCGAGCCGCTCACGAGTTGGATGCGTCCGTCATAGCGGCTGGCGATGTCGATGGCGCGCTGCAGAACGCCCGAGCTTTCCTTGATCCCGATGACGCGGGGATTGTCGGCGAAACGGTCCAGCAGCTCAAAGCCGATGTCGGAGCCGTCCTTGGCAGGATAGCTATAGAGAACGAGATCGACATCGACCGCGCCGAGAACGGCTTCGTAGTGCCTGGCGAGTTCGTCCTGGGTCGGACGCGTGTAGAAGGGCGGCGCGAGGAGAACCGTGTCGTAGCCGATTTCCTTGGCCATCTCGGTCTGCTCGATCACCTCCCGGGTCGCAGGCGCATTGGTCCCGGCGATCAAAGTTTCGCCCGGCTTGGCGAAATCCTTGACGAACTGGAGAACCTCACGACGCTCCTCGGTCGACTGGCTGAAATATTCCCCTGTCGAGCCATTCGGAACCCAGCCCGTGACCCCCGCTTCGCGCAGATGGACGAGCAGCTTCTCGAAGGCCTTGAAGTCGATCTTGTTGTTGGTGTCGAACGGGGTGACGAGAGCGGGCATGACGCCGGAAAGTTTCATCTTGGTCTCCATCAGTGGGATTTCGGATTTGGGTTAGACGGCAAGCCGCTTGAGAATTCGTTGTTCCAGAACGGTGACGGCGCGGGTCAGGGGGAAGGCGATCACGAAGTAGATCAGCGCCACCACGGTGAGGACCTCGACCGGCCTCGCGGTGTTGTTCGAAATGTTCTGGCCGACGAACATGAGGTCGGCCATGCCGACGGCCGAGACGAGCGCGGACTCCTTGAACAGCGAGACCACATTCGACAGCAGCGTCGGCGCTGCGCGGAGCACCGCCTGCGGCAGGATCACGCTCGTCGTCCGCGTCCATGGCGACAGTCCGAGGGCGACACAGGCATCGAGCTGCTCACGGCCGACGGACTTCAGAGACGACCGGAAGGTCTCGGATGTGATCGCGCCCATGTAGAGTGAAAGCGCGATGACGCCCGATGTCAGATTCGACAGTTCGACGCCGAGCAGCAGGGGCAGGCAGAAGAAAATCCAAAAGAGCTGGATCAGGACGGGCGTGCCACGGAAGAACTCGACATAGACGCTTGAGACTCCACGCAGCAGCGGGTTCTTCGAGGTCCTGGCGAGCGCCACCACGAAGCCGAGCGCGCATCCGATGACGACGCAGATGAGGGTCAGCTTGATCGTCATCCAGAGACCGAGAAGCAGTGCGTGCTGGAACTTGAGGACGACAGCGAAATCGTAGGTCATGATACCGCTCTCCTCAGCTTGCCAGCACTTCGCGGCGACGCTCGAGATATCCGACGATCTGGGATACCGGGAACGAAACGGCGAAGTAGATGAGTGCGATGATCGTGAAGGTCTCGATCGGGCGATAGGTCAGGGTGGCGAGCGTCTTGCCCTGGTACATCAGGTCCTGGACCGCGACGATGGCGACAAGGGCGCTCTGCTGGAAAGTGCCGATGCCATTGGTCAACAGGACGGGGATCGAATTGCGGACGGCGGTCGGCAGGACGATGTAGGCGATCCGCTGAAGAGGATTGAGACCGAGCGCGACCCCCGCATCGAGTTGCTCCCGCGGCACCGCCTGGATGGACGCCCTATACGCCTCGGCGTTGAATGCCGCGAGGTTCAACCCCAACGCCATGATCCCCATCGTCATCGAGCCGAGGAACACATCGAACAGCATCGGGACGCAGTAGAAGAACCAGACGATCTGGATTATGGCGGGCGTGCAGCGGAAGAACTCAATGAACAGCATGACCGGTATGCGGATGACCGCCCAACGGCTCATCACCAGCAACGCAAGTCCGAAGCCGAGGGTGAGCCCGACGATGTTGGCCGCAAGCGTGAGCTGCACCGTTACCCAAAGGCCTTGCCAGAGCGGGTCGAAGTTTCGGAAGACGGACGCGAAGTCGAAGCTGTAATCCATGACTCCGCCCTCAGCGCTTGATGTGGAAGACGCGTTCGATGAACTCGCGGGTGCGTTCCTCTTTCGGCGCGCCAAGAACCTGTTCCGGCGGGCCGTCCTCTACGACCACGCCGCCCGCGCAGAAGATCACGCGGGACGCTATGTTCTTGGCGAACCACATGTCGTGGGTCACGATCACCATCGGCATCTCTTGCTGGGCGAGCTGGAGGATGACCTGCTCGACTTCGGACACGAGTTCCGGATCGAGCGCCGACGTTACCTCATCGAACAACATCAGCTTGGGGTCGAGCATCAGGGCGCGGGCGATGGCGACGCGCTGCTT
This genomic interval carries:
- a CDS encoding dihydrodipicolinate synthase family protein, which produces MKLSGVMPALVTPFDTNNKIDFKAFEKLLVHLREAGVTGWVPNGSTGEYFSQSTEERREVLQFVKDFAKPGETLIAGTNAPATREVIEQTEMAKEIGYDTVLLAPPFYTRPTQDELARHYEAVLGAVDVDLVLYSYPAKDGSDIGFELLDRFADNPRVIGIKESSGVLQRAIDIASRYDGRIQLVSGSDDIALDFMFWGAESWICGPSNCMAKACCDLDRAYRAGDLDKSRGMMKALYRAMNILESGKFVQKIKYGCELQGMSLGECRAPLGPLTDDEKAEFRAAMEPIINWH
- a CDS encoding amino acid ABC transporter permease → MMTYDFAVVLKFQHALLLGLWMTIKLTLICVVIGCALGFVVALARTSKNPLLRGVSSVYVEFFRGTPVLIQLFWIFFCLPLLLGVELSNLTSGVIALSLYMGAITSETFRSSLKSVGREQLDACVALGLSPWTRTTSVILPQAVLRAAPTLLSNVVSLFKESALVSAVGMADLMFVGQNISNNTARPVEVLTVVALIYFVIAFPLTRAVTVLEQRILKRLAV
- a CDS encoding amino acid ABC transporter permease, with translation MDYSFDFASVFRNFDPLWQGLWVTVQLTLAANIVGLTLGFGLALLVMSRWAVIRIPVMLFIEFFRCTPAIIQIVWFFYCVPMLFDVFLGSMTMGIMALGLNLAAFNAEAYRASIQAVPREQLDAGVALGLNPLQRIAYIVLPTAVRNSIPVLLTNGIGTFQQSALVAIVAVQDLMYQGKTLATLTYRPIETFTIIALIYFAVSFPVSQIVGYLERRREVLAS